Proteins co-encoded in one Rhodohalobacter mucosus genomic window:
- a CDS encoding flagellar basal body L-ring protein FlgH, which produces MNKLKSYLILLAVFLFTSAEAYSQKSLYSDVKAHRPGDVITVILSENINGSSASDLRSQSNTNGSTSSAVSGSMLPMDAVFGADATLNFNSDERGLSNQRQLLRGNLSVRIESLDENGNYLIAGTRRTEISGEIYSMSLEGFVRAEDINDANEVFSYRIANADITYENEGGIAKSFKKRGFTRRVIWGVVGLVTGAFTVLSMD; this is translated from the coding sequence ATGAATAAACTGAAATCATATCTGATTCTTCTGGCAGTATTTCTTTTTACGTCAGCAGAAGCCTACAGTCAGAAATCCCTCTATTCGGATGTCAAGGCACACCGTCCGGGCGACGTGATTACCGTGATTCTGAGTGAAAATATCAACGGTTCCTCAGCATCCGACCTTCGGAGTCAATCGAATACCAACGGCAGTACAAGCAGCGCCGTCTCGGGATCCATGCTGCCAATGGACGCCGTTTTCGGAGCCGATGCCACCCTGAATTTCAACTCGGATGAAAGGGGCCTTTCAAATCAGCGGCAGCTGTTGAGAGGGAATCTGAGTGTTCGCATTGAATCGCTGGATGAAAACGGCAACTACCTGATTGCCGGAACACGAAGAACCGAAATAAGCGGTGAGATATATAGCATGAGCCTGGAGGGCTTTGTGCGCGCAGAAGATATCAACGATGCCAACGAAGTGTTTTCGTATCGAATTGCAAATGCAGATATCACCTACGAGAATGAGGGCGGCATCGCGAAATCGTTCAAGAAACGCGGGTTTACCCGCCGCGTAATCTGGGGTGTGGTTGGCCTGGTTACGGGTGCCTTTACTGTGTTATCCATGGACTAA
- the fliS gene encoding flagellar export chaperone FliS translates to MNNSYTEYQRQSVMQASPEELISQLYDILIQSCYRKDTAKASGVLDTLIKSLNFDYEMSATLFELYSYCKVILDEEKFDEVRSLIEPIRAAWNDGVVSKKVTPVRTESQGFLA, encoded by the coding sequence ATGAATAACAGCTATACCGAATATCAGCGCCAAAGCGTGATGCAGGCAAGTCCTGAGGAGCTGATTTCCCAGTTATACGACATTCTGATTCAGTCCTGTTATCGAAAGGATACAGCAAAAGCATCCGGAGTGCTTGACACGCTTATCAAGTCACTCAATTTTGACTACGAAATGTCGGCCACTCTCTTTGAACTTTACAGTTACTGCAAAGTTATTTTAGACGAAGAGAAATTTGATGAAGTACGTTCGCTGATCGAGCCGATTCGCGCAGCCTGGAATGATGGCGTAGTAAGCAAGAAGGTTACACCGGTACGAACCGAAAGCCAAGGATTTTTAGCATGA
- the fliD gene encoding flagellar filament capping protein FliD, with product MISAGSILQQSNPFESSIQQLLRLDGLKKASLEQEIKTFNDQKKTLDTIGSSFSSLQTILNEFSETSTTSFQPMKAESTTNAVKVISADGASLTGNFDITVDSVARRDTLTSVSFEQNGTSLAAQGSASFEISAGESDPVTISVDTTGRTDQEVLNALRDAVNEQFGDFVTASTIQVSDTGFALSLKSNETGSSNQISLQAVQGDAASLNLTRSVLPENLDARFTVDGISMTRSSNTIENAIEGVSFELINETESTQQLSIVRDTEKAMESMNSFVEAFNTLNSEIRKATRLNGETGDRGILQRERSIRNLSNTMRQSISLPVISMAGSGVQTLRDLGFSISQSGELSIRDTGKLEELLATSPDVVEDFFTADDGLVNNLKNGIERAFDGENNLIDLVKTGIDSRIDRTNSRIESEERFLVRREEQLRKEFTRLNQVIEQGQTQFNQVLNFQSFFLGQNF from the coding sequence ATGATTTCAGCGGGCAGCATATTACAGCAATCCAACCCATTCGAAAGTTCGATTCAGCAGTTGCTGCGTCTTGACGGACTGAAGAAAGCTTCACTTGAACAGGAGATCAAGACGTTCAATGACCAGAAAAAAACCCTGGATACAATCGGCTCTTCATTTTCATCGCTGCAAACGATTTTAAACGAATTTTCTGAAACCAGCACTACTTCGTTTCAGCCAATGAAGGCAGAAAGCACTACGAATGCCGTTAAGGTGATTTCTGCGGATGGTGCCTCACTCACAGGCAATTTCGACATTACCGTCGACTCCGTTGCCAGAAGAGATACACTTACCTCCGTTTCTTTTGAACAAAACGGTACCTCCCTCGCTGCCCAGGGAAGCGCCTCTTTTGAGATATCGGCAGGAGAAAGCGACCCGGTGACCATTTCGGTTGACACAACCGGGCGAACAGACCAGGAGGTACTAAACGCACTTCGCGATGCTGTGAATGAGCAGTTTGGTGATTTTGTGACGGCTTCAACCATTCAGGTAAGCGATACGGGATTTGCATTAAGCCTGAAAAGCAACGAAACCGGTTCTTCTAATCAGATATCGCTGCAAGCTGTTCAGGGCGATGCAGCCTCATTGAACCTTACCCGTTCGGTGCTGCCTGAAAACCTCGATGCACGTTTTACCGTTGATGGAATTTCAATGACGAGATCCTCAAATACCATTGAAAATGCTATTGAAGGTGTTTCTTTTGAATTAATAAACGAAACAGAATCAACGCAGCAGCTGTCCATTGTCCGTGACACGGAAAAGGCCATGGAATCCATGAACTCCTTTGTGGAAGCATTCAATACGCTAAACAGTGAAATCCGAAAAGCAACCCGGCTCAATGGCGAGACCGGAGACCGTGGCATCCTGCAGCGTGAGCGCTCCATAAGGAATCTAAGCAATACCATGCGGCAGAGCATATCATTGCCGGTTATCAGCATGGCGGGGTCAGGTGTTCAAACTCTGAGAGACCTGGGATTTTCCATCAGCCAGTCCGGGGAACTTTCCATTCGCGATACAGGTAAACTTGAGGAGTTGCTCGCTACAAGCCCCGACGTTGTCGAAGACTTTTTTACCGCTGACGACGGCCTTGTGAACAATCTCAAGAACGGAATAGAGCGCGCTTTCGATGGTGAAAACAATCTCATTGACCTGGTTAAAACAGGCATCGACAGCAGGATCGACCGCACAAACTCCAGAATTGAGTCGGAAGAACGATTCCTGGTGCGCCGCGAAGAGCAGCTTCGTAAGGAATTTACACGCCTTAACCAGGTGATTGAGCAGGGCCAGACCCAGTTCAATCAGGTACTGAACTTTCAGTCTTTTTTTCTGGGACAAAATTTTTAA
- a CDS encoding flagellin, whose protein sequence is MTDTTFRRQVREARGEMVKFNEQIATGKRVRKGSDDSVAFTSGKLFEDLIRRNEQFQRNADNGLFQARTVQDSLSRMEDLLSTMKARAIEAGNDTKSADERESLANQFESMRDELLNISSTKYNGLHVFSGTASDAPPFERDAGAAGGVATLSTDRPLKVMVGDASVINTTITGVELRDTRAGDMFEIIQNTIDALRANDGPQIRDSIENLDETVNHVVGLSTRIANNINRLEYTNQRLGDNIIDQKGEVSRLVDADIIDSMLNFKNAQTSYDAILSSQSRMMQTSLLDYLR, encoded by the coding sequence ATGACCGACACAACGTTTCGCCGACAAGTGAGGGAAGCCCGCGGCGAAATGGTAAAGTTTAATGAACAGATTGCAACCGGCAAACGCGTGCGGAAAGGGTCTGACGACAGTGTAGCATTTACTTCCGGAAAGCTGTTTGAGGATTTAATACGGCGAAATGAGCAGTTTCAGCGAAATGCAGACAACGGCCTTTTCCAGGCCCGTACTGTACAGGATTCACTCTCAAGAATGGAGGATTTGCTCAGCACGATGAAAGCACGTGCCATTGAGGCGGGTAACGATACCAAAAGCGCGGATGAGAGAGAGAGCCTGGCAAACCAGTTTGAAAGCATGAGAGATGAACTGCTGAACATCTCTTCAACCAAGTATAACGGACTCCATGTCTTTTCCGGAACAGCATCCGACGCCCCGCCTTTTGAAAGGGACGCCGGAGCTGCCGGCGGAGTTGCCACGTTGAGTACCGACAGACCCCTCAAAGTTATGGTTGGGGATGCATCCGTCATAAACACAACGATTACCGGTGTGGAACTTCGTGATACACGAGCCGGTGACATGTTCGAAATAATTCAGAACACAATTGATGCACTAAGGGCAAATGACGGCCCTCAAATCCGGGATTCGATCGAAAATCTGGACGAGACGGTGAATCATGTTGTGGGCCTGTCTACCCGTATTGCGAATAATATTAACCGGCTTGAGTATACCAATCAAAGACTGGGAGATAACATTATCGACCAGAAAGGTGAAGTAAGCCGACTTGTTGATGCTGATATCATTGACTCCATGCTCAACTTTAAAAATGCACAAACCTCCTATGATGCGATACTCTCATCACAGTCCAGAATGATGCAGACATCGCTGCTTGATTACCTGAGGTAA
- the flgA gene encoding flagellar basal body P-ring formation chaperone FlgA: protein MIIVLILLFSTMLAAEQVGSPETTETALIRLAENELADTWPDARFRVDLRWVHDQLKNISIESLQAVRFRSRGLPRGLISADVTTVNGARYPAQFEISVTLQVARLNSPVQRGDLIHREDLTYDWMEFTNSGRLPADTGGAGEWLASRQLRQGSPLLEGDLKQPPSIKRGDQAVMIYQNGKMAIELFCRARQDGAEGEVITLKCEETGKRYRAEVLDNNYVKWRQTL, encoded by the coding sequence ATGATCATAGTACTGATTCTTCTATTCAGCACCATGCTGGCAGCCGAACAGGTTGGTAGCCCGGAAACTACAGAGACGGCACTGATTCGCCTGGCTGAAAATGAGCTGGCCGATACATGGCCGGATGCACGTTTCCGGGTAGATCTTCGCTGGGTTCACGATCAATTAAAAAATATCTCGATTGAATCACTGCAAGCCGTTCGGTTCAGAAGCCGGGGGCTGCCCAGAGGCCTTATTTCAGCCGATGTGACTACAGTTAACGGTGCCCGATACCCTGCCCAGTTCGAAATATCTGTGACCCTGCAGGTAGCCAGGCTGAACAGTCCGGTTCAACGTGGTGATCTGATACATCGCGAAGACCTTACATACGACTGGATGGAGTTTACCAATTCCGGAAGACTCCCTGCAGATACCGGGGGTGCCGGTGAGTGGCTTGCATCCAGGCAGCTCAGGCAGGGGAGCCCGCTGCTTGAAGGAGACCTGAAACAGCCTCCGTCAATCAAAAGGGGAGATCAGGCAGTGATGATTTATCAAAATGGAAAAATGGCGATAGAATTGTTTTGCAGAGCCCGACAGGATGGTGCTGAAGGTGAAGTAATTACACTCAAATGCGAGGAAACCGGTAAACGATACCGGGCTGAAGTACTCGATAACAACTATGTAAAATGGAGACAAACCCTATGA
- the flgI gene encoding flagellar basal body P-ring protein FlgI — MKKAAFLNPLIAALILLVCAGSAQSQTRIGDIVEIDKASSTELIGYGLVTGLDRTGDRAMSRSGSVFTVQSVASMLRKFDINVDPATLRTRNVAAVIVTATIGPYHAPGSAIDVTVSSLGDASSLSGGVLLQTPLIHPQTDRVFAYAQGALVTGGYNTEAGGARIGRNPTLTATIPAGAGVVDNDMYVPDREEPLGLIMRDPGFGNAARIVDAINERFEMPIASAQNAGFISVEYPGGFQDVGDLTFFTSLVLELEVDVEVPARVVINERTGTVVAGGNVLIGEVLISHGTIQIRSQVTPFVSQPLPFTGGETVSGTATEVGMTEESARNIVLEPNTTVADLATSLNNLGFSPRDIISIMQAIDRAGALKGKLIVM, encoded by the coding sequence ATGAAAAAAGCAGCATTTTTAAACCCTCTTATTGCGGCGCTGATATTACTGGTATGCGCCGGTTCCGCCCAGTCGCAAACACGCATTGGTGACATCGTGGAAATTGACAAGGCCAGCAGCACTGAGCTGATAGGGTATGGACTGGTAACCGGCCTTGACCGCACAGGCGATCGCGCCATGAGCCGAAGCGGGTCGGTTTTTACCGTTCAATCGGTGGCAAGCATGCTTCGCAAGTTCGACATCAATGTGGACCCCGCTACACTCAGAACGCGAAATGTGGCAGCAGTTATTGTAACGGCCACAATAGGACCATACCACGCCCCGGGAAGTGCCATTGACGTGACGGTTTCATCCCTGGGCGACGCAAGCAGCCTGAGCGGCGGTGTGCTATTGCAAACTCCTCTGATTCACCCTCAAACCGACCGGGTTTTTGCGTATGCCCAGGGAGCACTGGTTACAGGCGGCTATAATACAGAAGCCGGGGGTGCCAGAATCGGCCGCAACCCGACACTTACCGCTACTATACCGGCCGGTGCAGGTGTGGTTGATAACGATATGTACGTACCCGACAGGGAAGAGCCTCTTGGACTGATTATGCGTGATCCCGGATTCGGAAACGCAGCACGCATCGTGGATGCGATCAATGAGCGATTTGAAATGCCGATCGCTTCAGCACAAAATGCCGGTTTCATATCTGTAGAGTATCCGGGAGGGTTTCAGGATGTGGGAGACCTCACTTTTTTTACCAGCCTGGTTCTTGAGCTGGAGGTTGATGTTGAGGTGCCGGCGCGTGTAGTGATCAATGAACGCACCGGAACGGTTGTAGCGGGCGGCAATGTACTGATCGGGGAAGTGCTTATCTCGCATGGAACCATTCAGATACGGTCGCAGGTAACACCCTTTGTTTCACAGCCGCTCCCTTTTACCGGTGGTGAAACCGTTTCGGGTACCGCGACAGAGGTGGGAATGACCGAGGAGTCGGCCAGGAACATTGTTCTGGAGCCCAACACCACGGTGGCCGATCTGGCGACATCTTTGAACAATCTGGGTTTTTCACCCCGTGATATCATCTCCATTATGCAGGCCATTGATAGAGCCGGAGCCCTGAAAGGCAAGCTCATTGTAATGTAA
- a CDS encoding flagellin, whose translation MSISQINTNLQALTAQSSLNSVNSRLADTQLQLSTGLRINRAEDDAAGFSIASKLSSRLEGMDQAMRNIGDAKSVLDIAETGMNSIMDILIDMKSKAVQGSNDTLGDDERGFIADQITALGGEIDELAANTTFQGIDLLDDGAGDVTLTFQVGEGAAETLDVTLTQTNQTTLAIDTGIGALDGTDSTTFNSFISDIDAAIETLAGNFNQIGIDQSKLSIREENLDQAITSNSAARSRIQDADFAKVQSESVKLQILQQTATSALAQANTSPQSVLGFLG comes from the coding sequence ATGTCAATTAGTCAAATCAACACAAATCTGCAGGCACTTACTGCACAGTCTTCACTCAATAGTGTAAACAGCCGTCTGGCTGATACCCAGCTTCAGCTTTCCACCGGTCTCCGAATCAACCGGGCAGAGGATGATGCTGCAGGCTTCTCCATTGCTTCCAAGCTCTCCAGCCGTCTGGAAGGTATGGACCAGGCAATGAGAAATATCGGTGATGCAAAATCCGTATTGGACATTGCTGAGACCGGAATGAACTCGATCATGGATATCCTGATCGATATGAAATCGAAAGCCGTTCAGGGCTCAAACGACACGCTCGGCGATGATGAAAGAGGATTTATCGCCGATCAGATCACTGCTTTGGGCGGTGAAATTGATGAGCTCGCCGCAAATACCACCTTCCAGGGTATAGACCTGCTGGATGATGGTGCAGGCGACGTAACCCTGACATTCCAGGTAGGTGAAGGGGCAGCTGAAACACTTGATGTAACGCTGACACAAACCAATCAAACAACGCTTGCCATAGATACCGGTATCGGTGCACTCGACGGTACAGACTCTACTACCTTCAATTCATTTATCAGCGACATCGATGCTGCGATTGAAACACTTGCCGGCAACTTTAACCAGATCGGTATCGACCAGTCGAAGCTGTCGATACGTGAGGAGAATCTGGACCAGGCGATTACCAGTAACAGCGCGGCACGCAGCCGAATTCAGGATGCTGACTTCGCTAAAGTACAGAGTGAATCTGTTAAACTGCAGATACTGCAGCAGACAGCTACCTCTGCATTGGCCCAGGCCAATACAAGCCCACAGTCTGTTCTCGGATTCCTCGGATAA
- a CDS encoding sigma-54-dependent transcriptional regulator, translating to MSIRQIFIIDDDEHILEYMNDFLSGQSYEVSAFTSAREAMEKLGKKTPDLVITDVKMDEMTGDEVLRHVKSHSPDTGVIMITAFGNVAHSVNAMQKGVFDYITKPFTGTELLRRVQQFFDHSHRSAAEQASSRAGSNAGTADSSSQDSSESKKTATGSGARKERRMVGENEKIVHLKNILKQIAPTHAPVLIEGESGTGKEVYANLIQQYSTRSKAPFVKINCANLPSELVESTLFGHVKGSFTGAINDYEGAFTKADGGTLLLDEITETDISVQAKLLRVLQEKEFQKVGSQKPEKVDVRIIATTNRNPSEAIKSGEFRQDLYFRLNVFPIRIPPLRERKDDIPLLAAYFCDKYSEEYDLPRKEISDKLKKHLISRQWTGNIRELENYIIRGVIMAQDSDVLKLEHCENGLFNNVNEELTTSINKDIQVMPIEEMELILIKKALDQTNGNQKEAARLLNVTDRTIRNKLKKINFPEE from the coding sequence ATGTCCATACGTCAAATATTTATCATCGATGATGACGAGCATATCCTTGAATACATGAATGACTTTCTCTCCGGGCAATCTTACGAAGTTTCTGCATTCACTTCTGCCAGGGAAGCCATGGAGAAACTTGGCAAGAAAACACCCGATCTTGTGATTACGGATGTGAAAATGGATGAAATGACGGGTGACGAGGTTTTGCGGCATGTGAAATCACACAGTCCTGATACGGGCGTAATTATGATAACAGCCTTTGGCAATGTTGCACATTCGGTAAATGCCATGCAGAAGGGTGTATTCGATTACATTACAAAGCCTTTTACCGGTACAGAGTTGCTTCGGAGGGTTCAGCAGTTTTTTGATCACAGCCATCGGTCAGCTGCTGAACAGGCGTCTTCCAGAGCCGGTTCCAATGCAGGCACTGCTGATAGCAGCAGTCAGGATTCATCAGAAAGCAAAAAAACGGCTACCGGTTCCGGTGCCCGGAAAGAGCGCCGGATGGTGGGTGAAAATGAAAAAATAGTTCATCTAAAAAATATTCTGAAGCAAATTGCGCCAACCCACGCTCCGGTTCTGATTGAGGGAGAGAGCGGTACCGGTAAAGAGGTGTATGCAAATCTGATTCAGCAGTACAGTACCCGAAGCAAAGCACCGTTTGTAAAAATCAATTGTGCAAATCTTCCATCAGAATTGGTTGAAAGCACTCTTTTCGGACATGTTAAAGGTTCATTTACCGGAGCAATCAACGACTATGAAGGAGCATTTACCAAAGCTGACGGCGGTACACTGCTTCTGGATGAGATTACGGAGACGGATATCAGTGTACAGGCCAAACTGCTGCGAGTGCTTCAGGAGAAGGAGTTCCAGAAAGTGGGCAGTCAAAAGCCCGAAAAGGTTGATGTTAGGATTATTGCAACCACGAATCGCAACCCTTCTGAAGCGATTAAAAGCGGTGAATTCAGGCAGGATCTGTACTTCCGCCTGAATGTATTCCCAATACGGATTCCCCCGCTGAGAGAGCGCAAGGATGATATTCCCCTGCTGGCGGCCTATTTCTGCGATAAGTATTCTGAAGAGTATGACCTGCCCCGAAAGGAGATTTCTGACAAACTGAAAAAACATCTGATAAGCCGGCAGTGGACCGGCAATATCCGCGAGCTTGAAAACTACATCATACGTGGTGTGATCATGGCCCAGGACTCTGACGTTCTGAAGCTGGAGCACTGTGAAAACGGCCTGTTCAACAATGTGAATGAAGAGCTCACAACGAGTATCAATAAGGATATTCAGGTGATGCCAATCGAAGAAATGGAGCTCATTCTGATAAAAAAAGCCCTGGATCAAACCAACGGCAATCAAAAAGAAGCCGCCAGGCTGCTCAATGTCACTGATCGCACCATTCGGAACAAGCTGAAAAAGATCAACTTTCCTGAAGAGTAA
- the flgK gene encoding flagellar hook-associated protein FlgK, protein MRSIFEISTRGMQSARTATEVASNNIANANTPGYSRQVPVIRENVQKFGTGSVGLGVNVVTIERMRNEFIDQQINRKQHDIGNLSEKASVYRLMETAITASDGAGLDSIIGEFFNAFSELSANPQDLNLRTTLASKAELMTETFRSTDTDLINLSEQVFEEANNRITRINQLLGDIAGLNGEIAVTRSAKQIDHNALDQRTAALSELAKLVDFDTLVSDEGATEVRIGGISVVSGQEFQTLRAETDRDSNTFRVRLQNGKLIDAAKGELAANIEMFEEGVPEAREKLDRLSVAMMNRIDEIHEFGFGLEDGVSRSFFDATSTGAANMKVNAALLENPALIAASSVSGESGNNDRALEIIALQDEPFIEGQTISSRTVEFMSVPGNKLNEIDRKLEAANAAKDFLVNRQEQLSGVSIDEELGNMIKFQNSFQASARVLDTGRKMFDTLLSIA, encoded by the coding sequence ATGAGAAGCATATTTGAAATATCAACCCGCGGAATGCAGAGCGCCAGGACGGCGACTGAAGTGGCATCCAACAATATTGCAAATGCCAATACCCCGGGCTACAGCCGTCAGGTTCCCGTAATACGGGAAAATGTGCAAAAATTTGGTACCGGTTCAGTCGGGCTCGGTGTAAATGTGGTTACCATCGAGAGAATGAGAAACGAGTTTATCGATCAGCAGATAAACAGGAAACAGCACGACATCGGTAACCTGTCTGAAAAAGCGTCTGTTTACAGGTTAATGGAGACCGCAATTACAGCATCCGACGGTGCAGGGCTCGACTCCATAATCGGTGAATTTTTCAACGCGTTTTCCGAACTGAGCGCAAACCCGCAGGACCTTAACCTGAGAACCACTCTGGCATCGAAAGCCGAATTGATGACTGAAACGTTTCGGTCAACGGACACAGACCTGATTAACCTCTCGGAACAGGTTTTTGAGGAAGCAAATAACCGGATTACACGTATCAATCAGCTGCTTGGCGACATTGCCGGCCTGAATGGAGAAATTGCCGTTACACGATCGGCAAAACAGATAGACCACAATGCACTCGACCAACGTACTGCAGCGCTCAGCGAGCTCGCAAAACTGGTTGATTTTGATACCCTGGTATCTGACGAAGGGGCAACCGAAGTACGTATCGGGGGTATATCCGTCGTGAGCGGTCAGGAATTTCAAACTCTCCGTGCCGAAACCGACCGGGATAGCAACACTTTCAGAGTACGATTGCAAAACGGAAAACTCATTGACGCTGCAAAGGGGGAGCTTGCGGCAAATATTGAGATGTTTGAGGAAGGTGTACCCGAGGCGCGTGAAAAACTTGACAGGCTGTCGGTGGCCATGATGAACCGAATTGATGAGATCCATGAATTCGGATTTGGCCTGGAAGACGGTGTGTCCCGGTCGTTCTTTGACGCGACGTCAACAGGTGCAGCAAATATGAAGGTGAATGCAGCATTGCTCGAAAATCCGGCACTGATTGCCGCTTCATCAGTCAGCGGTGAATCGGGCAATAACGATCGCGCACTCGAAATTATCGCCCTGCAGGACGAGCCGTTCATAGAAGGTCAAACCATCTCTTCACGGACGGTCGAATTCATGAGCGTTCCGGGCAATAAGCTAAATGAAATAGACCGGAAGCTGGAGGCGGCCAATGCAGCCAAAGACTTTCTGGTGAACCGTCAGGAACAGCTTTCCGGTGTCAGCATTGATGAAGAACTGGGGAATATGATCAAGTTTCAGAACTCCTTTCAGGCTTCAGCACGCGTACTGGACACCGGGCGGAAAATGTTCGACACACTTTTATCCATCGCCTGA
- the flgN gene encoding flagellar export chaperone FlgN, with amino-acid sequence MTIAAADPQPGTGTLAESLKSLCEGYRQTKQLLNKQITAVIGNDLHKLNELIREQTEAYDDLQNSEEQFRSQLVQLFQKYYPDHEHPSLKKVIDAVEGPAAELDDLRENLYTEIDKTEKIRSALVQLLEFASEYNRDTIATLSNLTGGKAESYNPEGKVERGESASIGLNRKI; translated from the coding sequence ATGACTATAGCTGCTGCCGATCCTCAACCGGGAACCGGAACACTTGCTGAAAGCCTGAAGTCGCTATGTGAAGGCTACCGTCAAACAAAACAGCTGCTGAATAAACAAATTACAGCCGTGATCGGAAACGACCTTCACAAACTGAACGAGTTGATCCGTGAACAAACAGAGGCTTATGATGATCTTCAGAATAGTGAGGAACAGTTCAGATCACAGCTTGTTCAGCTTTTTCAGAAATATTACCCGGATCATGAGCATCCCTCTTTGAAGAAAGTAATAGATGCCGTTGAAGGACCGGCAGCCGAGCTGGACGACCTCCGTGAAAATCTCTACACGGAGATTGATAAGACAGAGAAAATACGGTCGGCACTGGTTCAGCTTCTTGAGTTTGCTTCAGAGTATAATCGTGACACAATTGCCACATTGTCGAATCTTACAGGAGGTAAAGCAGAGAGCTACAACCCTGAAGGCAAGGTGGAACGTGGAGAATCGGCGAGCATCGGACTGAACCGGAAGATATGA
- a CDS encoding tetratricopeptide repeat protein has protein sequence MKTSTDTALIIIQEHAAHPINEKFIRKYEKQFEELRIVKKAGSPAIREGIPVSEWSTEASLTDAVNRVVEDVSKDHILILYSDEEIVQEEISPVRDKWQTATLIRTSDERHMGRSIRVIPVNRDSGTAVFNGTVFPDCCSYISDHGYIENNKDLIIRKKKPIIAKERLQKLMDNDLARTTMDWYMVGVYYSEKQQYHKAEKALRLALTANAELLPMYRMSAINLLANAHAELGQTNAALSAIDQSLELSENQFAPYLIRHKIMWMQKKWQEAADALNGYLSAHHEDSDAAYDFTLEPAEAHFLLAELSLKLNSREDAFNNLEEFYKLSDGQVSQEVKDKLFVYAVELEYPERARFYFESFYLDSIRADMPKKLKIRVLGAVSLFEEKGWNQMACEFYESLFERDPGCKEIMRRWIITLMRSDQLSRAQKTLQLKMASAF, from the coding sequence ATGAAAACATCCACAGACACCGCACTGATCATTATACAGGAACATGCAGCTCACCCGATAAATGAAAAATTTATCCGAAAATATGAGAAACAGTTTGAAGAACTCAGAATTGTAAAGAAAGCGGGCTCACCAGCTATCAGAGAGGGAATACCGGTTTCTGAATGGAGTACGGAGGCATCGCTTACCGATGCTGTAAATCGCGTCGTGGAAGACGTTTCCAAAGACCATATTCTGATTCTATATAGTGATGAGGAAATTGTGCAGGAAGAAATCAGCCCGGTGAGGGATAAATGGCAGACTGCCACTCTGATCCGTACATCCGACGAGAGGCATATGGGCAGAAGCATCCGTGTAATACCGGTGAATCGGGATTCCGGAACAGCTGTTTTCAACGGTACCGTTTTTCCCGACTGCTGCAGCTACATTTCTGATCACGGATATATTGAAAACAATAAGGATCTGATCATCAGGAAAAAAAAACCGATCATTGCAAAAGAACGCCTTCAGAAGCTGATGGATAATGATCTGGCGCGGACAACAATGGATTGGTACATGGTAGGAGTATACTACAGTGAAAAGCAGCAGTATCATAAAGCTGAAAAAGCACTGCGTCTCGCATTAACCGCAAACGCGGAGCTGCTACCGATGTATCGGATGTCGGCCATCAACCTGCTTGCAAATGCCCATGCTGAGCTCGGACAGACCAATGCCGCCCTGTCAGCAATCGACCAGTCGCTTGAACTCAGCGAAAATCAATTTGCTCCCTATCTTATCAGGCATAAAATCATGTGGATGCAGAAAAAGTGGCAGGAAGCGGCCGATGCACTGAACGGCTATTTGTCCGCACATCACGAAGATTCTGACGCAGCGTACGACTTTACACTTGAGCCTGCAGAAGCACACTTTCTGCTGGCTGAACTCAGTCTTAAACTGAACAGCAGGGAGGATGCTTTCAACAATCTGGAAGAGTTTTACAAGCTCAGTGACGGACAGGTGTCGCAGGAAGTGAAAGATAAACTCTTTGTGTATGCCGTTGAACTGGAGTATCCTGAAAGGGCAAGGTTTTATTTTGAGTCGTTTTACCTTGATTCCATACGTGCTGACATGCCGAAAAAGCTGAAAATTCGCGTATTGGGAGCTGTTTCGCTTTTTGAAGAGAAAGGATGGAATCAGATGGCATGTGAGTTTTACGAGTCACTCTTTGAGCGAGATCCCGGATGCAAGGAAATTATGCGACGCTGGATCATTACCCTTATGAGAAGTGATCAGCTTTCACGCGCACAGAAAACGCTGCAGCTAAAAATGGCATCGGCATTTTAA